TCGAGGCCGAGCAGGCGCGCTCCGCGCGCCACCGCGTCGGTGAACCGCAGATCCTCCCGGGAGGGCTCCGCGCACCCGGAGGGGTGATTGTGGGCCAGGATGAGGGCGGCCGCGCCGAGGCGGAGCGCCGGTTCCAGCGCGTCGCGCGGCACGGCATGGGCGACGTTGAGCGTTCCGACGGCGACCGTCTCCCGAGCGATCAGGAGTCCTTGAGCATCCACGTAGAGACCGACGAGATGCTCGCGCCGGGCCGCGGCGATGTCGCGGACGATGGCGCCCACCGCCTCCGGCGAGAGGAGCGCCGGACGCGACTCGCCCGCGTCCAGGCGCTTCCACAGGCGCAGGACGGCCGCCAGCCGGCGCGCCTCGG
This DNA window, taken from Acidobacteriota bacterium, encodes the following:
- the radC gene encoding DNA repair protein RadC encodes the protein MDRPNGAAAPCDIEPLAEILGGRGRRGRERAAALLRRFGNLAGVMEAAAAGAPGLTPSEARRLAAVLRLWKRLDAGESRPALLSPEAVGAIVRDIAAARREHLVGLYVDAQGLLIARETVAVGTLNVAHAVPRDALEPALRLGAAALILAHNHPSGCAEPSREDLRFTDAVARGARLLGLDLYDHVIVTRSGWTSLRGRGHLDQAS